One region of Streptomyces sp. NBC_00442 genomic DNA includes:
- a CDS encoding GlxA family transcriptional regulator, translating into MTQRSVLVVLFDGVQSLDVTGPAEVFAMVGRVLGDPGAYRLRFASLDGAPVASHSGLRLMADCALGEAGADDVLLVPGGDGAHRPAPGLVDWLRVHGPDAGRLVSVCSGSLLLAEAGLLDGHRATTHWASCADMARRYPAVRVEADPIFVRDGRIATSAGVTAGIDLALALVEEDHGRDTALAVARILVVFLRRPGNQAQFSAQLAAQTARREPLRELQQWITEHPDGDLSVEALAQRARLSPRHFARAFHAETGTTPGRYVERVRLEHARRLLEETPDGVREVSRAAGYGTPEAMRRAFVKALGTAPAEYRRRFRPAPA; encoded by the coding sequence ATGACGCAGCGCTCCGTCCTCGTGGTCCTCTTCGACGGCGTCCAGAGTCTCGACGTGACCGGCCCCGCCGAGGTGTTCGCCATGGTCGGCCGCGTCCTGGGCGACCCGGGCGCCTACCGGCTGCGTTTCGCCTCGCTCGACGGGGCGCCCGTCGCCTCGCACAGCGGGCTGCGCCTCATGGCCGACTGCGCGCTCGGGGAGGCGGGAGCCGACGACGTCCTGCTCGTCCCGGGCGGCGACGGTGCCCACCGGCCCGCGCCGGGCCTCGTCGACTGGCTGCGGGTGCACGGGCCGGACGCCGGGCGCCTGGTCTCCGTGTGCTCGGGTTCGCTGCTCCTCGCCGAGGCGGGGCTGCTCGACGGGCACCGGGCCACCACGCACTGGGCGTCCTGCGCCGACATGGCCCGCCGCTACCCCGCGGTCCGGGTCGAGGCGGACCCGATCTTCGTGCGGGACGGCCGCATCGCCACCTCGGCCGGGGTCACCGCGGGGATCGACCTCGCCCTCGCCCTGGTGGAGGAGGACCACGGCAGGGACACCGCCCTCGCCGTCGCCCGCATCCTCGTGGTGTTCCTGCGCAGACCTGGCAACCAGGCCCAGTTCAGCGCGCAGCTCGCCGCGCAGACGGCCCGGCGGGAGCCGCTGCGCGAACTGCAGCAGTGGATCACCGAACACCCGGACGGCGACCTGTCCGTGGAGGCGCTCGCGCAGCGCGCCCGGCTCTCCCCGCGTCACTTCGCCCGTGCCTTCCACGCCGAGACCGGCACGACTCCCGGCCGCTACGTCGAGCGGGTCCGCCTCGAACACGCCCGGCGCCTTCTGGAGGAGACCCCCGACGGGGTGCGGGAGGTCTCCCGTGCGGCCGGCTACGGCACCCCCGAGGCGATGCGGCGCGCCTTCGTCAAGGCACTGGGCACCGCCCCGGCCGAGTACCGCCGCCGCTTCCGCCCCGCCCCCGCCTGA
- a CDS encoding enoyl-CoA hydratase/isomerase family protein, whose amino-acid sequence MQPQLQQSVSEGVATVVISNPAKRNAMTSAMWRALPPLLDALATDPGVRALVLTGAGDTFCAGADISSLREPGEDPRALAVRAEEALAAFPRPTLAVVRGHCVGGGSQLAAACDLRFARQGALFGVTPAKLGIVYPASSTRRLASLVGPATAKYLLFSGELIDSERALRTGLVDEVLPEGRLGERVAEFTRLLVSRSQLTQAAAKEFTGGVAGREEYWAEQELGCGDSAEGIAAFLERRPPRFGWPLSPGGTRST is encoded by the coding sequence ATGCAGCCGCAGCTACAGCAGAGCGTGAGCGAGGGCGTCGCCACCGTAGTCATCAGCAACCCCGCCAAGCGCAACGCGATGACCTCCGCGATGTGGCGCGCGCTTCCGCCGCTGCTCGACGCCCTGGCCACCGACCCGGGCGTACGGGCGCTGGTGCTGACCGGGGCGGGCGACACGTTCTGCGCCGGGGCGGACATCTCCTCGCTGCGCGAGCCCGGCGAGGATCCGAGGGCGCTCGCGGTCCGGGCCGAGGAGGCGCTGGCCGCCTTTCCCCGGCCGACGCTGGCCGTGGTGCGCGGCCACTGCGTGGGCGGCGGCAGCCAGCTGGCGGCCGCCTGCGATCTGCGGTTCGCGCGGCAGGGTGCGCTCTTCGGTGTGACGCCCGCCAAGCTCGGCATCGTCTACCCGGCCTCCTCCACCCGGCGCCTGGCTTCGCTCGTCGGGCCGGCGACCGCCAAGTACCTGTTGTTCTCAGGGGAGTTGATCGACAGCGAGCGGGCGCTGCGCACCGGTCTCGTGGACGAGGTGCTGCCCGAGGGGCGACTGGGCGAGCGGGTGGCCGAGTTCACCCGCCTGCTGGTGTCGCGCTCGCAGCTCACCCAGGCGGCGGCGAAGGAGTTCACGGGCGGCGTTGCCGGACGCGAGGAGTACTGGGCGGAGCAGGAGCTGGGCTGCGGCGACAGCGCGGAGGGAATCGCCGCCTTCCTGGAGCGCAGGCCCCCGCGGTTCGGCTGGCCGCTCAGTCCCGGGGGAACCCGTTCGACCTGA
- a CDS encoding DJ-1/PfpI family protein, with protein MLIAVVLYPGFTALDAVGPYETLSRLPGAETVLVAEEAGPVRNDSGSLTLVAEKAFAEVLRPDIVVVPGAPPGAVEPHLHGGPLLDWLRTADVASTWTTSVCTGSLLLGAAGLLKGRRATSHWLALDQLAAFGVNTTGERVVMDRKYVTAAGVSSGIDMGLTLLGAIAGDRYAQAVQLLIEYDPRPPYDAGSPLKAPADLVEQFRSNGFPRD; from the coding sequence ATGCTGATCGCCGTCGTCCTCTACCCCGGGTTCACCGCGCTGGACGCGGTGGGCCCGTACGAGACCCTCAGCCGGCTTCCCGGTGCCGAGACGGTGCTGGTCGCCGAAGAGGCCGGTCCGGTCCGCAACGACAGCGGCAGTCTGACCCTCGTCGCCGAGAAGGCCTTCGCCGAGGTGCTGCGGCCCGACATCGTGGTCGTGCCGGGCGCCCCGCCCGGGGCCGTCGAGCCGCACCTGCACGGCGGGCCGCTCCTGGACTGGCTGCGCACCGCCGACGTCGCCTCCACCTGGACCACCTCGGTGTGCACCGGCTCGCTGCTGCTCGGCGCGGCCGGACTCCTCAAGGGGCGCAGGGCGACCTCGCACTGGCTCGCCCTCGACCAGCTCGCCGCGTTCGGGGTGAACACGACGGGGGAGCGGGTCGTCATGGACCGCAAGTACGTCACCGCCGCCGGGGTCTCCTCGGGCATCGACATGGGGCTCACGCTGCTCGGGGCGATCGCGGGGGACCGGTACGCGCAGGCCGTGCAGCTCCTCATCGAGTACGACCCGCGGCCGCCCTACGACGCCGGCTCGCCCCTCAAGGCCCCCGCCGACCTGGTGGAGCAGTTCAGGTCGAACGGGTTCCCCCGGGACTGA
- a CDS encoding Tex family protein, with translation MTTSIESRIAEELGVRERQVKAAVELLDGGSTVPFIARYRKEATEMLDDAQLRALEERLRYLRELEDRRAAVLDSVREQGKLTDALEAQIRGADTKARLEDIYLPFKPKRRTKAQIAREAGLEPLADGLLGDPSVDPLVAAAAFVDGEKGVADAAAALEGARAILAERFSEDADLTGELRERMWTRGRLAAKVREGKEEAGAKFADYFDFTEPFTALPSHRILAMLRGEKEDVLDLVLEPEEPSAEPGPSAYENMVARRFGVADRGRPGDKWLADTVRWAWRTRILVHLGIDLRLRLRTAAEDEAVRVFASNLRDLLLAAPAGTRATLGLDPGFRTGVKVAVVDATGKAVATDVIHPHVPANKWDQALAKLAALCQEHAVELIAIGNGTASRETDKLAGELIAKHPELKLAKVMVSEAGASVYSASAFASQEFPDMDVSLRGAVSIARRLQDPLAELVKIDPKSIGVGQYQHDLSEVKLSRSLDAVVEDCVNGVGVDVNTASVPLLSRVSGIGSTLAENIVAHRDNNGPFRSRRALKDVARLGPKAYEQCAGFLRIRDGDDPLDASSVHPEAYPVVRRMVKTAGSEVASLVGNTGVLRSLRPDDFVDDTFGLPTVTDILRELEKPGRDPRPAFRTATFKEGVEKIGDLAPGMVLEGVVTNVAAFGAFIDIGVHQDGLAHVSALSKTFVKDPRDVVKPGDIVKVKILDVDVPRKRISLTLRLDDDASAPGGAPQRERGERGGQGQGGRPPRQRQGQGQAQGAGQNRSQGQAQRRASDGESRGGGRQGGGQGRGSAPAPANSAMADALRKAGLVDPKGRGGR, from the coding sequence GTGACGACGTCCATCGAAAGCAGGATCGCCGAGGAACTCGGCGTACGGGAGCGGCAGGTGAAGGCCGCCGTCGAGCTGCTCGACGGCGGATCCACCGTCCCGTTCATCGCTCGCTACCGCAAGGAAGCGACCGAGATGCTGGACGACGCCCAGCTGCGCGCCCTCGAAGAGCGGCTGCGCTACCTGCGGGAGCTGGAGGACCGGCGCGCCGCCGTCCTCGACTCCGTACGGGAGCAGGGCAAGCTCACCGACGCGCTCGAAGCGCAGATCCGGGGCGCCGACACCAAGGCCCGCCTGGAGGACATCTACCTGCCCTTCAAGCCCAAGCGGCGCACCAAGGCGCAGATCGCCCGCGAGGCGGGTCTCGAACCGCTCGCCGACGGCCTCCTGGGCGACCCGTCGGTGGACCCGCTCGTGGCGGCCGCCGCGTTCGTGGACGGCGAGAAGGGCGTCGCCGACGCGGCGGCGGCCCTGGAGGGTGCCCGCGCGATCCTCGCCGAGCGGTTCTCGGAGGACGCCGACCTGACCGGCGAGCTCCGCGAACGCATGTGGACCAGGGGCCGGCTCGCGGCGAAGGTGCGCGAGGGCAAGGAGGAGGCGGGCGCCAAGTTCGCCGACTACTTCGACTTCACCGAGCCGTTCACAGCCCTCCCCTCGCACCGGATCCTCGCGATGCTGCGCGGCGAGAAGGAGGACGTCCTCGACCTCGTCCTGGAGCCCGAGGAGCCGTCGGCCGAGCCCGGCCCTTCGGCGTACGAGAACATGGTGGCGCGCCGCTTCGGCGTCGCCGACCGCGGCCGGCCCGGCGACAAGTGGCTTGCCGACACGGTGCGTTGGGCCTGGCGCACCCGCATCCTGGTGCACCTCGGCATCGACCTGCGGCTGCGCCTTCGCACCGCAGCCGAGGACGAGGCGGTCCGCGTCTTCGCCTCCAACCTGCGCGACCTGCTGCTCGCCGCCCCTGCCGGCACCCGCGCCACACTGGGCCTCGATCCGGGCTTCCGCACGGGCGTGAAGGTGGCGGTGGTGGACGCGACCGGCAAGGCCGTGGCCACCGACGTCATCCACCCGCACGTCCCGGCCAACAAGTGGGACCAGGCACTGGCGAAGCTGGCCGCGCTCTGTCAGGAGCACGCGGTCGAACTGATCGCCATCGGCAACGGCACCGCCTCCCGCGAGACGGACAAGCTCGCCGGTGAACTCATCGCCAAGCACCCGGAGTTGAAGCTCGCGAAGGTGATGGTGTCGGAGGCGGGCGCTTCGGTGTACTCGGCTTCGGCCTTCGCCTCGCAGGAGTTCCCCGACATGGACGTGTCGCTGCGCGGCGCGGTATCCATCGCCCGGCGCCTGCAGGACCCGCTCGCCGAGCTGGTGAAGATCGACCCGAAGTCGATCGGCGTCGGCCAGTACCAGCACGACCTGTCCGAGGTGAAGCTGTCGCGCTCGCTCGACGCGGTGGTCGAGGACTGTGTGAACGGTGTGGGTGTCGACGTCAACACCGCGTCCGTGCCGCTGCTTTCGCGGGTGTCCGGCATCGGCTCGACGCTCGCCGAGAACATCGTGGCGCACCGCGACAACAACGGCCCGTTCCGCTCCCGCCGGGCGCTCAAGGACGTGGCGCGGCTCGGCCCGAAGGCGTACGAGCAGTGCGCGGGCTTCCTGCGGATCCGCGACGGCGACGACCCGCTTGACGCCTCCAGCGTGCACCCCGAGGCGTATCCGGTGGTGCGGCGGATGGTGAAGACCGCGGGCAGCGAGGTCGCGTCGCTCGTCGGCAACACCGGGGTGCTGCGCTCGCTGCGCCCCGACGACTTCGTGGACGACACCTTCGGCCTGCCCACGGTCACCGACATCCTGCGCGAGCTGGAGAAGCCGGGCCGCGACCCGCGTCCGGCGTTCAGGACCGCCACCTTCAAGGAGGGCGTCGAGAAGATCGGCGACCTGGCGCCCGGGATGGTGCTCGAAGGGGTGGTCACCAATGTGGCGGCGTTCGGGGCGTTCATCGACATCGGTGTGCACCAGGACGGGCTCGCCCACGTCTCGGCGCTCTCGAAGACGTTCGTGAAGGACCCGCGGGACGTGGTGAAGCCCGGCGACATCGTCAAGGTGAAGATCCTCGACGTGGACGTGCCGCGCAAGCGGATCTCGCTGACACTCCGGCTCGACGACGACGCGTCCGCGCCGGGCGGCGCGCCCCAGCGCGAGCGGGGCGAACGCGGCGGCCAGGGGCAGGGCGGCCGGCCCCCTCGCCAGCGGCAAGGCCAGGGCCAGGCGCAGGGTGCGGGCCAGAATCGGAGCCAGGGCCAGGCCCAGCGACGTGCGAGTGACGGCGAGAGCCGCGGCGGCGGCCGTCAGGGCGGCGGCCAGGGCCGCGGCTCGGCGCCCGCGCCGGCGAACAGCGCGATGGCGGACGCGCTGCGC
- a CDS encoding SCO6745 family protein, with translation MSSLPPRAARRCNSPVNSLHATIYFSPDFTQELAALGIEDRGAAYFAGRAAAMGAVGPGVVAATFYNFNHALIARHLPAVWRTASPEAVLAARLRAVDSTLRMLLGEETCASEEMAEAARLALRAAEGCTRHARPLYAAHADLPVPEQPHLAYWHAATLLREHRGDGHLTALLDLGLDPLEALVSHTATGKGMAPRWVFATRGWQETEWDAAAARLRERGLLDTEGELTEAGVALRADLEDRTDRLDLAPYELLGERDVARLTELAKGFLVTAALAGGFPADLVGKG, from the coding sequence ATGAGCTCTCTCCCGCCCCGCGCCGCACGCCGCTGCAACAGCCCCGTCAACTCGCTGCACGCCACGATCTACTTCTCGCCCGACTTCACCCAGGAGCTCGCCGCACTCGGCATCGAGGACCGCGGCGCCGCCTACTTCGCCGGGCGTGCGGCCGCGATGGGAGCGGTGGGGCCGGGTGTCGTGGCCGCCACCTTCTACAACTTCAACCACGCTCTCATCGCCCGGCACCTGCCCGCCGTGTGGCGCACCGCCTCCCCCGAGGCCGTCCTGGCCGCCCGCCTGCGGGCGGTGGACAGCACGCTGCGCATGCTGCTCGGCGAGGAGACCTGCGCCTCCGAAGAGATGGCAGAGGCGGCCCGGCTCGCGCTGCGCGCCGCCGAGGGCTGCACCCGGCACGCCCGCCCGCTGTACGCGGCCCACGCCGACCTGCCCGTGCCCGAGCAGCCGCACCTCGCCTACTGGCACGCGGCGACGCTGCTGCGCGAGCACCGGGGTGACGGCCACCTCACCGCGCTGCTCGACCTCGGGCTCGACCCGCTGGAGGCGCTGGTCAGTCACACCGCTACCGGCAAGGGCATGGCGCCGCGCTGGGTGTTCGCCACGCGCGGCTGGCAGGAGACGGAGTGGGACGCGGCCGCCGCGCGGCTGCGCGAGCGCGGACTGCTGGATACCGAAGGCGAGTTGACCGAGGCCGGGGTGGCGCTCCGCGCCGACCTCGAAGACCGCACCGACCGGCTCGACCTCGCCCCCTACGAACTCCTCGGTGAGCGGGACGTGGCCCGGCTCACCGAACTCGCCAAGGGATTCCTGGTGACGGCGGCCCTGGCAGGCGGCTTCCCGGCCGACCTCGTCGGCAAGGGCTGA